The Vicia villosa cultivar HV-30 ecotype Madison, WI linkage group LG1, Vvil1.0, whole genome shotgun sequence genome includes a region encoding these proteins:
- the LOC131624243 gene encoding B-box domain protein 30-like — MMKKKCELCKSPAKLFCESDQASLCWECDTRVHTANFIVTKHQRFLLCHICQSLTAWHGTGPKFVPTMSLCDYCVSLTNNNNDHRDDDDDDDDDDEDTDEDDDDEENQVVPWKSTPPPPVSSCSSNSATTY, encoded by the coding sequence ATGATGAAGAAAAAATGTGAACTCTGCAAAAGTCCAGCAAAGTTGTTCTGTGAATCAGATCAAGCAAGTCTTTGTTGGGAATGTGATACTAGGGTTCACACTGCAAATTTCATAGTCACAAAACATCAAAGGTTTCTTCTTTGTCATATTTGTCAATCTTTAACTGCTTGGCATGGAACTGGACCCAAGTTTGTTCCAACCATGTCTCTTTGTGACTATTGTGTTTCTCTTACCAACAATAACAATGATCATCGAGACGACGACGACGATGACGATGACGACGATGAAGATaccgatgaagatgatgatgatgaagaaaatCAAGTTGTTCCATGGAAATCTACACCTCCTCCACCAGTTTCTTCTTGTTCTTCAAATAGTGCAACTACATATTAa